Proteins from a genomic interval of Crassostrea angulata isolate pt1a10 chromosome 7, ASM2561291v2, whole genome shotgun sequence:
- the LOC128193259 gene encoding transmembrane protein 272-like has translation MSLLTRQGTMVRKNRNSIKRSIRRKPNPTKRETGGPSATSQSTGTQSTVPGVHREYRPSPARSVASTVVSFDDERRLWNTSVDWRTGRGQEVDTLYNSLLLQLREASHDSNNTCQFLSRGKDIICHTVFVTVLVGVSMTLPIAMIFIGVKYINDCPIQSSVPVYLLVGGCCGVLRILATMWRNLQYRRQLDSYNDSYVHEGLYVSQTYRLMNVFLTLFLIGWLVAGSHWVFGVWEPPYSQPLHEPSNWCDRTVYRFAVYQIVGSYGFILLVVFVCCFLTIYYKACS, from the exons ATGTCGCTACTCACCCGCCAAGGCACAATGGTCCGGAAAAACCGGAACTCGATCAAGAGGTCAATCCGCCGGAAGCCCAACCCCACAAAAAGGGAGACAGGCGGACCCTCGGCGACCTCTCAGTCTACGGGTACCCAATCAACCGTGCCCGGGGTCCACAGGGAATATCGGCCCTCCCCCGCCAGGAGTGTTGCTAGCACAGTGGTG TCATTTGACGATGAACGACGTTTATGGAACACCTCCGTTGATTGGCGGACAGGAAGAGGTCAGGAGGTTGATACTTTGTACAATTCCTTACTCCTTCAGTTGAGAGAAGCAAGTCATGACTCCAACAACACCTGTCAATTTCTTTCACGTGGCAAGGACATAATCTGCCATACAG TGTTCGTGACGGTACTGGTGGGCGTGTCTATGACTCTTCCAATCGCCATGATATTTATTG GCGTCAAATATATAAATGACTGTCCAATTCAGAGCAGTGTCCCAGTGTATCTACTAGTGGGCGGATGCTGTGGGGTTCTGAGGATACTGGCTACAATGTGGCGGAACTTACAGTATAGACGGCAGCTCGATTCCTACAACGATTCTTACGTCCACGAAGGTCTTTACGTCTCACAAACTTACAGATTAATGAACGTCTTTCTGACTCTGTTTCTGATTGGTTGGCTAGTAGCCGGAAGTCACTGGGTGTTCGGTGTATGGGAGCCGCCATATTCTCAGCCTCTCCATGAGCCAAGTAATTGGTGCGATAGAACTGTGTACAGATTCGCTGTATATCAAATTGTCGGATCATATGGCTTCATTTTACTCGTAGtctttgtttgttgttttttgacaATCTATTATAAAGCATGCAGTTGA
- the LOC128156110 gene encoding protein crumbs homolog 2-like isoform X2 — translation MNIPFACLFSVTLALSGGYSFASEHRVYVTDCDNGECSRNLVCDPEVDRCYCPEGTALGRIDDGDFPFCQDFCDQHSDCNGGKCIERDDGIKLCQCPPGIEGNQCQGLCEQDSDCNGGTCEEIADQKVCKCLSGVNSYLCQGTSTTTVKYNPRLRLLAAVGGGVGALLLIAALGASSLSPSAF, via the exons ATGAACATACCATTCGCGTGCCTGTTTAGTGTCACGCTTGCTCTGAGTGGGGGCTACTCGTTTGCTTCTGAGCACAGGGTATATGTAACCGATTGTGATAATGGAGAATGTTCGAGGAACTTGGTATGTGATCCAGAGGTAGACCGATGTTATTGTCCGGAGGGCACGGCACTCGGTCGCATTGACGATGGAGATTTTCCTTTTTGCCAAG ATTTCTGTGATCAACATTCGGACTGCAATGGAGGAAAATGCATTGAGAGAGATGATGGAATAAAATTGTGTCAGTGTCCGCCGGGGATAGAGGGAAACCAGTGCCAAG GTTTATGTGAACAAGATTCGGATTGTAATGGCGGAACATGCGAGGAGATAGCTGATCAAAAAGTGTGCAAATGTCTGTCGGGAGTCAATTCTTACCTGTGTCAAG GTACATCCACTACAACAGTGAAATACAATCCTCGATTGCGACTCCTAGCGGCCGTGGGAGGAGGTGTGGGGGCGCTGCTGTTGATTGCTGCACTCGGCGCGTCCTCGCTGTCACCCTCAGCCTTTTAA
- the LOC128156110 gene encoding neurogenic locus protein delta-like isoform X1: protein MNIPFACLFSVTLALSGGYSFASEHRVYVTDCDNGECSRNLVCDPEVDRCYCPEGTALGRIDDGDFPFCQVGACEVLSREDVCLPNGVCNARAGFVFQAFCDCNEGYFGPRCNDFCDQHSDCNGGKCIERDDGIKLCQCPPGIEGNQCQGLCEQDSDCNGGTCEEIADQKVCKCLSGVNSYLCQGTSTTTVKYNPRLRLLAAVGGGVGALLLIAALGASSLSPSAF, encoded by the exons ATGAACATACCATTCGCGTGCCTGTTTAGTGTCACGCTTGCTCTGAGTGGGGGCTACTCGTTTGCTTCTGAGCACAGGGTATATGTAACCGATTGTGATAATGGAGAATGTTCGAGGAACTTGGTATGTGATCCAGAGGTAGACCGATGTTATTGTCCGGAGGGCACGGCACTCGGTCGCATTGACGATGGAGATTTTCCTTTTTGCCAAG TTGGCGCATGTGAGGTCTTAAGTAGAGAAGACGTATGCTTACCAAATGGAGTTTGTAATGCTAGAGCAGGATTCGTTTTTCAAGCCTTTTGTGATTGTAATGAGGGATATTTTGGACCAAGGTGCAATG ATTTCTGTGATCAACATTCGGACTGCAATGGAGGAAAATGCATTGAGAGAGATGATGGAATAAAATTGTGTCAGTGTCCGCCGGGGATAGAGGGAAACCAGTGCCAAG GTTTATGTGAACAAGATTCGGATTGTAATGGCGGAACATGCGAGGAGATAGCTGATCAAAAAGTGTGCAAATGTCTGTCGGGAGTCAATTCTTACCTGTGTCAAG GTACATCCACTACAACAGTGAAATACAATCCTCGATTGCGACTCCTAGCGGCCGTGGGAGGAGGTGTGGGGGCGCTGCTGTTGATTGCTGCACTCGGCGCGTCCTCGCTGTCACCCTCAGCCTTTTAA